A genomic segment from Callithrix jacchus isolate 240 chromosome 8, calJac240_pri, whole genome shotgun sequence encodes:
- the AKAP5 gene encoding A-kinase anchor protein 5: MATTVSEIHVENKDEKRSAEGSPQAERQEEKTSMLCFKRRKKAAKALKPKAGSEAADVTKKCPQEAGASDQPEPPRGAWASLKHLVTRRKRLESSKQQKQLEAEVQPEINAEDAGLSKKKAKSRLKIPCIKFQRGPKRRNHSKIIEDSVCSIKVQGEAENLDIQTQTPSSDQATKATSTQDLSEGISRKDGDEVCESNVSNSITSGEKVISVELGLDNGHSAIQMGTLILEEIETIKEKQDVQPQQASPLETSETDHEQPVLSDVTPLPAIPDQQIVEEASNNILESAPNGKDYESGETVAEETKPKDTELSQEPDFKENGITEEKSKSEESKRMEPIAIIITDTEISEFDVKKSKNVPKQFLISTESEQVGVFANDNGFEDRTSEQYETLLIETASSLVKNAIQLSIEQLVNEMASDDKINNLLQ, from the coding sequence ATGGCAACCACAGTTTCAGAAATTCATGTAGAAAACAAGGATGAGAAGAGATCAGCAGAAGGTAGTCCTCAGGCTGAAAGACAGGAGGAAAAAACATCCATGCTTTGCttcaagagaagaaagaaagcagctAAAGCATTGAAGCCCAAAGCTGGCTCTGAAGCTGCTGATGTAACAAAGAAGTGTCCCCAAGAAGCAGGAGCTTCTGATCAGCCAGAGCCCCCACGGGGGGCCTGGGCCTCACTCAAACATCTTGTAACACGAAGGAAAAGGTTGGAGTCTTCAAAGCAGCAAAAGCAAttggaggctgaagtgcaacCTGAAATAAATGCTGAGGATGCTGGTCTTTCtaagaaaaaggcaaaatctAGACTTAAGATTCCCTGCATAAAATTCCAAAGAGGGCCAAAAAGGAGGAATCATTCCAAAATTATAGAAGACTCAGTCTGCAGCATCAAAGTCCAGGGAGAGGCTGAAAATTTGGATATACAAACACAGACCCCATCAAGCGATCAGGCAACAAAGGCTACGTCAACCCAGGATCTAAGTGAAGGCATCTCACGGAAAGATGGTGATGAGGTCTGTGAATCAAATGTGAGCAATAGCATAACTTCTGGAGAGAAAGTGATTTCCGTAGAACTTGGATTAGATAATGGGCATTCTGCTATTCAAATGGGAACTCTAATCCTTGAAGAAATTGAAACAATCAAGGAAAAACAAGATGTTCAACCCCAGCAAGCAAGCCCACTTGAAACTTCAGAAACAGACCATGAGCAACCAGTACTTTCTGATGTTACTCCtttacctgcaatcccagatcaACAAATTGTGGAAGAAGCCAGTAACAATATCCTAGAAAGTGCACCAAATGGGAAAGACTATGAAAGTGGAGAAACTGTAGCTGAAGAAACTAAGCCAAAAGATACTGAATTGAGCCAAGAaccagattttaaagaaaatgggatCACtgaagagaaatccaaatcagaagaaagcaaaagaatggagccaattgctattattattacagACACTGAAATCAGTGAATTTGATGTTAAGAAATCTAAAAATGTCCCTAAGCAATTCTTAATTTCAACGGAAAGTGAGCAAGTAGGGGTTTTTGCTAATGATAATGGTTTTGAGGATAGAACTTCAGAACAATA